The genomic region CGGCCGAACAGACCGGCAAGCGTCGGGCCGGCACGGTTGGCGCTGTCGCCGGTGAGCGTGTGGCAGGCGGCGCAGGCGCGGAACACGCGCGCGCCCGGGTGGTCAGAGGCGGTGGCGGGCTCTTCCTCCTCGGGCGTCACGGGGCCGAGATGCGCCCCCGTCGCCGCGTCCCAGCGGCGGACGCGACGGTCGGTGCCGCCGGTGAACAGCGTCCCGTCGGGGGCGAAGGCGGCCGCCCACACGGGCACGCCCGGCCCCGTCAGCGTGCGCAGAAGGCGCCCCTCGGGAAGCGACCAGATCGCCACCGAGCCTCGGATCCCGCCGGCCGCGAGCAGCGTGCCGCCGGCGTTCACGGCAAGGGCGATGATCGGAGCGGCCCCGCCCGCGAGCTCCCGCACCGCTCCCTCACCGAGCGGCACGAGCCGCACGGTGCCGTCCGCCCCGGCGACGGCAACGCCAGCGCCGCCCGGTAGCACGGCGAGAGCATTCTGCGGCAGGCCGAACTCGGCGAGCACCCGCGGCGCGCCGCCCTCGACCGGCCAGAGGCGAACCGTTCCGTCATACCCGGCGGAGACGATGGCCGAACCGTCAGCGAGCACGCCGACAGCGTTCACCGCATTCTCCGTATGGCCCTCGAACACCCGCGGGGCGGAGCCGTCGAGCGGCCAGAGCCGGACCGTCCGGTCCCACGCCGCGGAGACGAGGAAACGTCCAGAGGGGTCGGCCGCAAGCGAGGCGATCTTCGCGCCATGGCCCTCGAACACGCGCTCGGGGCGAGACGCGCCGGGCTGCCAGAGGGCGATCCGCCCCTCCTCGCCGGCGGTCGCGAACCGGCCATCGGGCAGGAAGGCGACGGCGTTCACCGCACCATCATGCGCGCGCAGCACCACTTCCGCCGCCCCGCGCCCGGGCGACCAGAGGATCGCGGATTGGTCGAAGCTGCCCGAGAGCACCCGCCCGCCGTCGGGCGAGACGGCGATCGCCTTCACCGGGCCGCCATGGCCGCGGAATTCCGCCCGCGCCGGAAGGGCGGCGACCAGAACGAGCAGAAGGACAAGACCCCTCATGGTGCGAACCCGAGTTCGTTGAGCATCGCGCGCGTCTCCTTCCGGGCAAGAAGCGCCTCGAAGCGTCGCACCGGCTCGCGCCCGCGTCGCGCCTCGGGCACCGCGAAATCATAGTGTTCGTCGGCGAGCGGGATGAAGCCGAGGCCGTAGTCGCGCGCGACCGTCGCGATCGCCAACCCCCAGTCCGCGCGGCCCCGAGCCACCGCCGCCGCCACGGCGTTGTGGCTCTTCGGCTGGTTCAACGCGCCCGGCGGGCGCGCGCCCTTGAGCAGCCCGTCGATCAGCACGCGCGTGCCGGAGCCCTGGTTTCGGCTCACCATGATGCAGGAGGGGTCGGCGAGAGCGGCGGCGACCGCTGCCTCGGCATCGCGCCCCTCGAAGCGCGCATCGCCCGGGCGGAACACGATGCCCTGCAGCCGCCGCCAGCCGGGGATGAGGGCGACGCCGGGGGGAAGGAACGGGGCGTTGTAGCGGCCGGTGGCAGGGTCAAGCAGGTGCATCGGCGCGAGGTCGCACTCGCCTCGGCGTGCGGCCGCGAGCCCGCCCATCGAGCCGATGGCGAGCGCCTTGACCGTGACGCCGCTCTCGGCGAGGTGCCCGAGCACACGGTCGAGCCCGACACAGTGGCTGCCCATCACCACGAGGTCGGCCGGCCGAAAGGCGCGCCCGATCAGCGTCACCCGAACCGGCGCCCCGGCCTCGATTCCGTCGGAGAGCGCATCGATCGCGATGAACCCGTCCGCCTGCGAGAAGGCCGTCACAGCGCCCGAGCCTTTCGCCAGCGGATAGGCGGCGAGCCCCTCCCCGGTCTCGACGAGGGAGACCATCGCATACTCGGTTCGGCCGAGCTCCGACGGCGTGCGCACCGCAAGCCGCGCCTCGACCGTCTCGGCCTCGGCCTCGCGACGCCCCGCCATGGCGCGGATGAGCGGCGCGACGAAGCCGTGGAAGGTGAACACGGCTGAGGTGGGGAACCCGGGCAGGACGGCGACGGGGGTTGCGCCCACGAGGCCAAGGCAGAGCGGCTTGCCCGGCTTGAGCGCCACCCCGTGCACGACCACCCGCCCGAGCGAGGAGAGAACGCGGTGCGAGAGGTCACCCGCCCCCTTCGAGGTGCCGCCCGAGAGCACGACGAGATCGGCCTCTTGGGCAGCGCGGCGGAGCGCGTCGGAGAGCGACACCTCGTCGTCGGCGATGATGCCGAAGGGAACTGCCTCGCCGCCCGACTCAGCGACGGCGGCGGCGATGATCGCGCCATTGCTGTCGAACACGCCGCCAGGCCGTGGCTCGCCACCGGGGGGGATGAGCTCGTCGCCGGTGGAGAGAACCGCGACGCGCGGGCGGCGGACCACCGGCACGCAGGCCCGACCGACGGCGGCAAGCAGGCCGATCTCCCGGCTCGACAGCACGGTGCCGCGGCGCAGCAGCGTCTCGCCGCGCGCGATGTCGCTGCCTGCGCCCGCGATCATCGCCCCCGGCACGACAGCGCGGCGCAGCACAATGACCGGCCCGTCTGCCCCCTCCTCGGCCTCGGTGTGCTCGACCATCACCACCGAGTCAGCGCCGCGCGGGACCATCCCGCCTGTCGCGATCACCGTCGCGGTACCGGGCTCGACCGCAAGGCTCGGCGCCCGGCCGCAGGCGAGAACCTCCGGGTTGAGGCGGAGCCGCACCGGCGCATCCTCCCGCGCCCCGAGCGTGTCGGCGGCACGCACGGCGAACCCGTCCACACTGCTTCGGTCGAAGCCCGGAACGTCAACCTCGCTTACCAGGTCCTCGGCAAGCACGCGCCCAAGAGCGGCCTCGAGCGGAACCTCTTCCGCCGGGCAACGCCTCGGGGTGAAGGCGGCGGCGAAGCGGGTGCGCGCCTCCTCCTCCGTCACCACCTCGAGGAACTGCTCCTGCCTCGCCGCGGCCCGCACCGCCGCCATCGCATCGAAGGGAGGCATGGTCAGGCGAGCACGGCGGGGGGAAGCAAAGTGACAGTCACGGACGCACCCTCCGGCCAGCCCTCGCTCGCCGGCGGGACCTCGACCCAGCCCGCGGCCAGGGTGAAGGCGGAGAGGGAGGGCGAGTCGGCCGCCGCCAGCGGTGTCGCCACCCCCTCGGCGAGGCGGACGAGAACGAGGTCGGTGAGGCCGGCGGCGGAGGCAAGCTTGCGGGCAAGACGCGCCGGCACGCTCTCGCCCGGCGGCGGAACGAGAGCGAGCCAGGCGAGCAGCCGCGCGGCCGGGTCGGCGGGCAAGGAGAGGGCGGGGCGACCGTCAGGGCCATGGCCGAGAACCGTCTCCTCGATCGGCCGCGCGCCGAGGCCGGCGATGGCCGGGGCGGAGACCGGCCCGAGGGCGAGGCCGGGCGGGGTGAGGGATGCGAGAAGCGGGAGCATCGCCTCCGCCTCGCCGGCGGCGAGCAGGCGCGCAAGCGGCGACGCGACGGACCCGGCGCGGGCGAGCACCTGGCCTACGGCGAGATGGCCCGAGGCCGGCACCACGCCTTC from Elioraea tepida harbors:
- a CDS encoding c-type cytochrome, whose protein sequence is MRGLVLLLVLVAALPARAEFRGHGGPVKAIAVSPDGGRVLSGSFDQSAILWSPGRGAAEVVLRAHDGAVNAVAFLPDGRFATAGEEGRIALWQPGASRPERVFEGHGAKIASLAADPSGRFLVSAAWDRTVRLWPLDGSAPRVFEGHTENAVNAVGVLADGSAIVSAGYDGTVRLWPVEGGAPRVLAEFGLPQNALAVLPGGAGVAVAGADGTVRLVPLGEGAVRELAGGAAPIIALAVNAGGTLLAAGGIRGSVAIWSLPEGRLLRTLTGPGVPVWAAAFAPDGTLFTGGTDRRVRRWDAATGAHLGPVTPEEEEPATASDHPGARVFRACAACHTLTGDSANRAGPTLAGLFGRRIASVPDYPYSEALRRMDIVWTRETLAALFTLGPAAYTPGTRMPEQTVGNREDLDALLDFLEIETRR
- a CDS encoding molybdopterin biosynthesis protein — encoded protein: MPPFDAMAAVRAAARQEQFLEVVTEEEARTRFAAAFTPRRCPAEEVPLEAALGRVLAEDLVSEVDVPGFDRSSVDGFAVRAADTLGAREDAPVRLRLNPEVLACGRAPSLAVEPGTATVIATGGMVPRGADSVVMVEHTEAEEGADGPVIVLRRAVVPGAMIAGAGSDIARGETLLRRGTVLSSREIGLLAAVGRACVPVVRRPRVAVLSTGDELIPPGGEPRPGGVFDSNGAIIAAAVAESGGEAVPFGIIADDEVSLSDALRRAAQEADLVVLSGGTSKGAGDLSHRVLSSLGRVVVHGVALKPGKPLCLGLVGATPVAVLPGFPTSAVFTFHGFVAPLIRAMAGRREAEAETVEARLAVRTPSELGRTEYAMVSLVETGEGLAAYPLAKGSGAVTAFSQADGFIAIDALSDGIEAGAPVRVTLIGRAFRPADLVVMGSHCVGLDRVLGHLAESGVTVKALAIGSMGGLAAARRGECDLAPMHLLDPATGRYNAPFLPPGVALIPGWRRLQGIVFRPGDARFEGRDAEAAVAAALADPSCIMVSRNQGSGTRVLIDGLLKGARPPGALNQPKSHNAVAAAVARGRADWGLAIATVARDYGLGFIPLADEHYDFAVPEARRGREPVRRFEALLARKETRAMLNELGFAP